In one Pseudarthrobacter oxydans genomic region, the following are encoded:
- a CDS encoding NUDIX domain-containing protein, protein MDHFSVSTASSAPPVRTGPRDPGDAWVEGDRGRYWGRFGAAGVLAYDPDKGVLLQHRAVWSHNGGTWGLPGGALHHGEEPVTGALREAFEEAAVPAGNVDLLFTSFFDVGYWSYTTVVVLVREPFDPVISDPESLELRWVPVADVDCLELHPGFGASWPGLRERLGA, encoded by the coding sequence ATGGATCACTTTTCGGTTTCCACTGCGTCCTCAGCCCCGCCCGTCCGCACCGGTCCCCGGGACCCGGGCGACGCCTGGGTCGAAGGGGACCGCGGCCGCTACTGGGGGCGGTTCGGTGCAGCCGGAGTGCTGGCGTACGATCCGGACAAAGGCGTGCTGCTGCAGCACCGTGCTGTCTGGAGCCACAACGGGGGGACGTGGGGCCTGCCCGGAGGGGCGCTCCATCATGGCGAGGAGCCCGTCACAGGCGCGCTCCGGGAAGCCTTCGAGGAAGCTGCCGTACCCGCCGGCAATGTCGACCTTCTCTTCACGTCCTTCTTTGACGTGGGTTATTGGTCCTACACCACGGTGGTGGTACTGGTCAGGGAGCCCTTTGATCCGGTGATCAGTGATCCCGAAAGCCTCGAACTGCGGTGGGTGCCGGTGGCCGATGTGGACTGCCTCGAACTGCACCCGGGCTTCGGGGCATCGTGGCCCGGCCTGCGTGAACGGCTTGGGGCCTAG
- a CDS encoding protein adenylyltransferase SelO family protein — translation MTAAAESTVVFEGRFARELAELAVPWQAEEAPEPELLVLNDALATELGLAPDYLRTPEGVRLLLGNYLPPGATPVAQAYAGHQFGGYSPLLGDGRALLLGEIVADGGRLRDVHLKGSGRTPFARAGDGRAVIGPMLREYLVSEAMHALNIPTTRALAVVATGRPVRRDTMLPGAVLARVASSHLRVGSFQYARATENMDLLRRLADHAISRHYPAAARSEQPYLALFEAVVAAQAELVAKWMLVGFVHGVMNTDNMTISGETIDYGPCAFMDAFDPAAVYSSIDVGGRYAYANQPVVAEWNLARLAEAMLPLFNEDQEQAVGPAVEALGTFRGRYSDAWFEGMKAKLGVPAGPAAGPERDEASDLVDGVIGLLKDGPVDYTQFFRNLGQAARGNSRPARGMVPDLGTFDAWAGRWAALKPDAELMDSVNPAYIPRNHLVEEALAAATEGDLDPFNRLLEVVRSPFQERPGLERYTEGPPEDFGKYRTFCGT, via the coding sequence ATGACTGCTGCAGCAGAATCAACTGTCGTCTTCGAGGGCCGCTTTGCCCGTGAACTGGCGGAGCTGGCCGTTCCGTGGCAGGCGGAGGAAGCGCCGGAGCCTGAACTCTTGGTCCTTAACGACGCGCTGGCGACCGAGCTGGGGCTGGCACCCGACTACCTGCGGACGCCGGAAGGCGTGCGCCTCCTGCTGGGCAACTACCTCCCCCCGGGTGCGACCCCCGTAGCCCAGGCGTACGCCGGGCACCAGTTCGGTGGCTACTCACCGCTGCTCGGCGACGGCCGCGCGCTGCTGCTGGGCGAAATAGTTGCCGACGGCGGGCGCTTGCGGGATGTGCACCTGAAGGGTTCCGGCCGTACACCTTTCGCCCGCGCGGGCGACGGCCGGGCCGTCATCGGCCCGATGCTGCGGGAGTACCTTGTGAGCGAGGCCATGCACGCCCTGAACATTCCCACCACGCGGGCCCTGGCCGTCGTAGCCACCGGGCGGCCGGTGCGCCGGGACACGATGCTGCCGGGCGCCGTCCTGGCCCGTGTGGCCAGCAGCCACCTCCGCGTGGGCAGCTTCCAATACGCCCGGGCCACGGAGAACATGGACCTGCTGCGCCGGCTGGCGGACCACGCCATCAGCAGGCACTATCCGGCTGCAGCCCGGTCCGAACAGCCCTACCTGGCGCTGTTTGAAGCAGTGGTCGCCGCCCAGGCGGAGCTCGTGGCCAAGTGGATGCTGGTGGGCTTCGTGCACGGGGTCATGAACACGGACAACATGACCATCTCCGGGGAAACCATCGACTACGGGCCCTGCGCATTCATGGACGCGTTTGATCCCGCCGCCGTGTATAGCTCCATCGATGTAGGCGGCCGCTATGCCTACGCGAACCAGCCCGTGGTAGCCGAGTGGAACCTGGCCCGGCTCGCTGAGGCCATGCTGCCGCTCTTCAACGAAGACCAGGAACAGGCTGTCGGCCCCGCGGTGGAGGCCCTAGGCACGTTCCGCGGCCGGTACAGTGATGCCTGGTTCGAGGGCATGAAGGCCAAGCTCGGCGTGCCTGCCGGCCCTGCGGCAGGCCCGGAACGTGACGAAGCCTCGGACCTTGTGGATGGCGTGATCGGCCTGCTGAAGGACGGACCCGTTGACTACACGCAATTCTTCCGGAACCTTGGACAGGCCGCCCGGGGCAACTCCAGGCCTGCCCGCGGCATGGTGCCGGACCTGGGGACTTTCGATGCCTGGGCCGGACGCTGGGCCGCGCTGAAGCCCGACGCCGAACTCATGGACAGCGTGAACCCCGCGTACATCCCCAGGAACCACCTGGTGGAGGAAGCACTGGCCGCTGCCACCGAGGGCGATCTTGACCCGTTTAACCGCCTCCTTGAGGTTGTCCGGTCCCCGTTCCAGGAGCGTCCGGGGCTGGAACGCTACACGGAAGGACCGCCGGAGGACTTCGGCAAATACCGGACCTTCTGCGGCACCTAG
- a CDS encoding DUF1918 domain-containing protein, giving the protein MEATQGDRIIVHGRTVGATDRHGVILEVRGQGGTPPYLVRFDDGHETIMYPGGDFAVERGHANQA; this is encoded by the coding sequence ATGGAGGCAACGCAAGGCGACCGCATCATCGTCCATGGAAGGACCGTTGGGGCCACAGACCGGCACGGGGTGATCCTGGAGGTGCGGGGCCAGGGCGGGACGCCGCCCTACCTCGTCCGCTTTGATGACGGACACGAAACCATCATGTACCCCGGCGGTGATTTCGCCGTCGAACGCGGCCACGCGAACCAGGCCTGA
- a CDS encoding lytic transglycosylase domain-containing protein — translation MSRSVLNARHRLPGILLAAALAGSVWLTPAGAAEGVPPGGYPSWEDVERAKLTEAGTEKEIGMIAGLLDGLQAQSEALGNAAVASAAESAAADAALAASTARVESLAEQAGTAKAELIRHRKDIGALAAQSYKTGGTNMGFFVALDAIGNNNVHGLNVVHLVGGKTAGLVDKAAAAGKVTASLADQEKAARAERERLSGEAAEKLAAARSAQEAMARQLTEEQQRNRELTEQLASLKGTTAAVEGEFRRGQAALAAYEAAQEAKRAAAGEEARRRAAAAAAAAKAQPSAAPAPVRPAPADLAPENPPAGNPAPADPAPPVPAPAPAAPPSPPAVVIPSAPAGAVNDPAGAKSYASGRLGAYGWGSDQFLCLARLWTKESNWLTTATNPYSGAYGIPQALPPGKYSSAGSDWLTNYRTQIEWGLGYIRERYGSPCSAWNHSVARNWY, via the coding sequence ATGTCCCGTTCCGTTCTAAATGCCCGGCACCGCCTGCCCGGGATACTGCTGGCCGCCGCCCTCGCCGGCAGCGTTTGGCTGACTCCGGCCGGCGCGGCCGAGGGCGTTCCGCCTGGTGGCTACCCCTCGTGGGAGGACGTGGAGCGGGCCAAGCTGACCGAGGCCGGCACGGAAAAAGAGATCGGTATGATCGCAGGCCTGTTGGACGGGCTGCAGGCGCAGTCGGAGGCCTTGGGCAACGCGGCGGTGGCGTCAGCCGCTGAGTCTGCAGCGGCTGATGCCGCGTTGGCAGCATCCACTGCCCGAGTGGAGTCGCTGGCGGAACAGGCCGGGACCGCCAAAGCCGAACTCATCCGCCACAGGAAGGACATCGGAGCCCTGGCCGCCCAGTCCTACAAAACGGGCGGTACGAACATGGGGTTCTTCGTGGCCCTTGATGCGATCGGGAACAACAATGTCCACGGGCTCAACGTGGTGCATCTGGTGGGCGGCAAAACGGCGGGCCTTGTGGACAAGGCAGCCGCCGCGGGGAAAGTCACGGCTTCACTGGCCGATCAGGAGAAAGCCGCCCGGGCCGAGCGTGAACGGCTGTCCGGCGAGGCGGCGGAAAAGCTTGCGGCGGCCCGATCGGCCCAGGAAGCCATGGCACGCCAGCTTACGGAAGAACAGCAGCGCAACCGGGAGCTGACCGAGCAGTTGGCGTCCCTGAAGGGCACGACGGCGGCGGTTGAGGGTGAATTCCGGCGTGGACAGGCGGCTCTGGCCGCTTATGAAGCAGCGCAGGAGGCGAAAAGGGCCGCGGCCGGAGAAGAGGCACGACGACGGGCTGCCGCAGCCGCCGCGGCGGCAAAGGCGCAGCCATCTGCTGCTCCCGCCCCCGTGCGTCCGGCTCCTGCCGATCTGGCACCTGAAAATCCTCCGGCCGGCAACCCTGCGCCGGCGGATCCTGCTCCGCCTGTCCCCGCTCCGGCGCCTGCCGCGCCGCCCAGCCCGCCCGCCGTCGTAATTCCCTCTGCTCCTGCGGGTGCGGTCAACGATCCTGCCGGTGCCAAAAGCTACGCCTCGGGCAGGCTGGGGGCCTATGGCTGGGGATCGGACCAGTTCCTCTGCCTTGCCCGGCTTTGGACCAAGGAATCGAACTGGCTGACAACGGCCACCAACCCGTACTCCGGTGCCTACGGCATCCCGCAGGCGCTGCCGCCGGGCAAGTATTCCAGCGCCGGCAGCGATTGGCTGACCAATTACCGGACACAGATCGAGTGGGGCCTTGGCTATATCCGCGAGCGGTACGGTTCCCCCTGCTCGGCCTGGAACCACTCCGTGGCCAGGAATTGGTACTGA
- a CDS encoding TraR/DksA C4-type zinc finger protein, translated as MPDFERFRVLLEEERKRKVALLPSLRADIASANSARQDSNVDDEHDPEGSTIAFELSQAAALLQQSTAGLDQVEAALARIAAGTYGICAVCGEPIAEGRLEARPWTPFCIRHAAAGRGR; from the coding sequence ATGCCTGATTTCGAAAGATTCCGCGTCCTCCTCGAGGAGGAGCGGAAGCGGAAGGTGGCACTGCTCCCGTCGCTCCGCGCCGACATTGCCTCGGCAAACTCTGCGCGCCAGGATTCGAACGTCGACGACGAACACGATCCCGAGGGTTCCACCATTGCCTTCGAGCTGTCCCAGGCAGCTGCCCTGCTGCAGCAAAGCACCGCCGGCCTTGACCAGGTGGAGGCCGCCCTGGCCCGGATCGCTGCCGGCACGTACGGCATCTGTGCGGTTTGTGGAGAACCTATCGCGGAGGGAAGGCTTGAGGCCAGGCCCTGGACACCGTTCTGCATCCGGCACGCAGCCGCGGGACGTGGCCGATGA
- a CDS encoding endonuclease/exonuclease/phosphatase family protein has protein sequence MRVISYNLRKHKASGELLALARNHDIDALCLQEVDSSDLPETLGPLHLADATKGNRLGLAIYYRMSRFTALDTQSFALKKSMHDRVLAPAHERLIGTRVMDNETQHELVIGSFHAAPLTASNSLRRKQIHAAHAELLSMGKGLMTLMVGDFNYPFFTKNLDLHMKNSGYALSLSNRRTYTRYKVFKGHFDFATSLGLDIESVETLPRGNSDHLPILVTAEYGPDY, from the coding sequence ATGCGTGTCATCAGCTACAACCTCCGCAAACACAAGGCGAGCGGTGAACTCCTCGCCCTGGCGCGGAACCATGACATTGATGCGCTCTGCCTCCAGGAGGTGGATTCCAGCGACCTCCCCGAGACGCTGGGGCCGCTGCACCTGGCGGATGCCACCAAGGGCAACCGGCTGGGGCTGGCCATCTATTACCGGATGAGCCGCTTCACTGCCCTGGACACCCAGTCCTTCGCGCTCAAGAAGTCAATGCACGACCGGGTCCTGGCCCCGGCCCATGAGCGGCTGATCGGCACCCGGGTGATGGACAACGAGACGCAGCATGAGCTGGTCATCGGCTCCTTCCACGCCGCGCCCCTCACGGCTTCGAACTCGCTGCGGCGGAAGCAGATCCACGCCGCCCATGCCGAGCTGCTCAGCATGGGCAAAGGCCTGATGACCCTGATGGTGGGCGACTTCAACTATCCGTTCTTCACGAAGAACCTGGACCTGCACATGAAGAACTCCGGCTATGCCCTGTCGCTCAGCAACAGGCGCACCTACACCCGGTACAAGGTATTCAAGGGCCACTTCGATTTTGCAACGTCACTGGGCCTCGACATCGAAAGCGTCGAAACGCTTCCACGCGGGAACTCGGACCACCTCCCGATCCTGGTCACCGCCGAATACGGTCCGGACTACTAG
- a CDS encoding LysM peptidoglycan-binding domain-containing protein — protein sequence MSKISTTARHRATPARSIILEGLAVSAKSQARTLGRPALAVAAASGIAFGVGAPAHAGVTGPDTTETTNIQASAAPAAAVAAPAAAAGTVHTVVSGDTLGAISAAYGVALGDVLAANGLSISAVIYPGDQIQIPGAGYAPAAPAAAPAPAPVQTAAATAPANTGMNLSYASASTGTGTGAAILASAYSQVGVGQDCTAMVENALRSVGLSVGDLAPTQFFQYGTVVGSPAPGDLVITAGHVGVYAGDGQVVSGGVNGYSTEVHSISWLSGASFVRVA from the coding sequence GTGTCAAAAATTTCCACCACCGCCCGTCATCGCGCAACTCCGGCCCGCTCCATCATCCTGGAAGGACTGGCTGTTTCGGCCAAGTCCCAAGCCAGGACCCTGGGCCGTCCGGCGCTCGCCGTCGCAGCCGCATCCGGCATTGCCTTCGGCGTCGGAGCCCCGGCGCACGCCGGTGTGACAGGTCCGGACACCACTGAGACCACTAACATCCAGGCCTCCGCCGCCCCGGCAGCAGCAGTTGCAGCCCCCGCCGCCGCGGCCGGAACCGTCCATACGGTTGTATCCGGCGACACGCTTGGCGCCATCTCGGCCGCTTACGGCGTGGCCCTGGGCGATGTCCTGGCAGCCAACGGGCTTTCAATCTCCGCGGTTATCTACCCCGGCGACCAGATCCAGATCCCGGGTGCAGGCTACGCCCCGGCAGCTCCGGCCGCCGCACCCGCCCCGGCACCCGTCCAGACCGCCGCTGCCACGGCACCGGCGAACACGGGGATGAACCTGTCCTACGCCTCTGCCAGCACCGGCACGGGCACCGGAGCAGCAATTCTCGCCTCGGCTTACAGCCAGGTGGGCGTCGGCCAGGACTGCACCGCGATGGTGGAGAACGCCCTGCGTTCCGTTGGCCTGAGCGTCGGCGACCTGGCTCCCACCCAGTTCTTCCAGTACGGCACTGTTGTGGGTTCCCCCGCTCCCGGTGACCTCGTGATCACGGCCGGCCACGTGGGCGTTTACGCCGGCGACGGCCAGGTTGTCAGCGGCGGCGTGAACGGTTACAGCACCGAAGTCCACTCCATCAGCTGGCTGAGCGGCGCTTCCTTCGTCCGCGTAGCGTAA
- a CDS encoding AarF/UbiB family protein, producing the protein MAFVRRDRPARVPGAGGTRARYRRILRFAAWNLAVTWWFELFLPRIGLARIAGRTRSKRMQGFARNFHLMAVELGGLMIKVGQFLSSRLDVLPPEITRELEGLQDEVPPVPFPAIRALAEKELGARLEQVFAFVEEVPVAAASLGQAHRARLLPADAADTGLSNVVLKVQRPGIDGIVDVDLAALRKVGGWLSRIRLVSSRADVPALVEEFAQTSFEEIDYLHEAANAERFEAAFAADDRVGVPRVAWERTTRRVLTLEDVTAIKITEAGALRAAGIDPAEVAPVFASVMFDQLFTTGFFHADPHPGNIFVTPVSAGSGGHPWKLTFIDFGMMGEVTDSTRSGLRKLLIAAAARDGKGLVAAINDVGVLAPSADVMELERAMTHLFARFGGMGFAELREVDPKEFRDFGVEFGDVIRSLPFQFPENFLLIIRAMSLTSGVCSSLDERFNLWDSVEPYAARLLRDERGNLVQDVVQQALDAAAIALRLPKRLEALAGRLEEGSLAVANPRIERQLARLDRRARRSASALVFAALLIAGAVVRADDLVLGSVLMAGSVVPLLHGLWAGRRGP; encoded by the coding sequence GTGGCGTTCGTCCGCCGGGACCGCCCTGCCCGGGTACCCGGCGCCGGAGGCACCCGTGCCCGCTACCGCCGCATCCTTCGCTTTGCCGCGTGGAACCTGGCTGTGACGTGGTGGTTTGAGCTTTTCCTCCCGCGGATCGGGCTTGCCCGCATCGCCGGACGGACACGTTCGAAGAGGATGCAGGGCTTCGCCCGGAACTTCCACCTGATGGCAGTGGAACTGGGCGGCCTGATGATCAAGGTGGGGCAGTTCCTGTCCTCCAGGCTCGACGTCCTTCCGCCCGAGATCACCAGGGAGCTTGAGGGGCTGCAGGACGAAGTCCCCCCGGTTCCGTTTCCCGCGATCCGCGCCCTTGCGGAGAAGGAACTGGGCGCCCGGCTTGAGCAGGTGTTCGCCTTCGTCGAGGAGGTGCCGGTCGCGGCCGCCTCGCTGGGCCAGGCGCACCGTGCCCGCCTCCTGCCCGCCGACGCCGCCGACACCGGGCTCAGCAACGTGGTCCTGAAGGTGCAGCGTCCGGGCATTGACGGGATTGTCGACGTCGACCTTGCGGCCCTGCGCAAGGTGGGAGGGTGGCTCAGCCGCATCCGCCTGGTTTCCAGCCGTGCGGACGTCCCGGCGCTGGTCGAGGAGTTCGCGCAGACGAGTTTCGAGGAGATCGACTACCTGCACGAGGCGGCAAATGCCGAGCGCTTCGAGGCCGCGTTTGCAGCTGATGACAGGGTCGGCGTGCCGCGCGTCGCGTGGGAGCGGACCACCCGGCGCGTCCTTACCCTTGAAGATGTCACAGCCATCAAGATCACGGAGGCCGGAGCCCTTCGCGCCGCCGGTATCGATCCGGCCGAAGTGGCCCCGGTGTTCGCGTCCGTTATGTTCGACCAGTTGTTCACCACCGGCTTCTTCCACGCGGATCCGCACCCGGGCAACATCTTCGTCACTCCTGTTTCCGCCGGCTCGGGGGGACATCCGTGGAAACTGACGTTCATCGACTTCGGCATGATGGGTGAGGTCACCGACTCCACGCGCAGCGGGCTGAGGAAGCTGCTGATTGCGGCCGCCGCGCGTGACGGCAAGGGCCTGGTGGCGGCGATCAACGACGTCGGCGTGCTGGCGCCGTCGGCGGACGTCATGGAGCTGGAAAGGGCCATGACGCACCTCTTCGCCCGCTTCGGCGGGATGGGGTTTGCCGAGCTTCGTGAAGTGGATCCCAAGGAGTTCCGCGATTTCGGCGTGGAATTCGGTGACGTTATCCGCTCTTTGCCGTTCCAGTTCCCGGAGAACTTCCTGCTGATCATCCGGGCGATGTCACTGACGTCCGGTGTCTGCAGCTCGCTTGATGAACGCTTCAACCTGTGGGACTCGGTGGAACCGTATGCGGCCCGGCTGCTGCGGGACGAGCGCGGCAACCTCGTGCAGGACGTGGTTCAGCAGGCCCTCGACGCCGCGGCGATCGCCCTGCGCCTGCCCAAACGCCTGGAGGCACTGGCCGGCCGCCTCGAGGAGGGGTCGCTTGCGGTGGCTAATCCCCGCATTGAGCGGCAGCTCGCCCGGCTGGACCGCAGGGCCCGGCGGTCGGCGTCGGCCCTTGTTTTTGCGGCCCTGCTCATTGCCGGCGCCGTGGTGCGGGCAGACGACCTTGTCCTGGGCAGCGTCCTCATGGCCGGGTCCGTGGTCCCGCTGCTGCACGGGCTGTGGGCGGGCCGCCGCGGCCCGTGA
- a CDS encoding DNA alkylation repair protein, protein MNGGTDCVAAAAAFIDRTLQNEGAWYRADDVESRLGGVLSSYGSSVGAVRGTVRDALRKFKELDHDAVLQLASGLWGQPKPGSRPVFERRLAAVVLLQSRVGLLLHSDLTRIEGFLRSAESPELVDPLLSDVVLPLLAGLAGRDRQRAGVVLARWSQDPDGRLRRAAACIGQQSGTEAPHKGDSYERSL, encoded by the coding sequence ATGAACGGCGGGACCGACTGTGTGGCGGCCGCCGCGGCGTTCATCGACCGCACCCTGCAGAATGAAGGCGCCTGGTACCGGGCGGACGACGTCGAGTCCCGGCTGGGCGGGGTGCTGTCCTCCTACGGCTCTTCGGTGGGCGCCGTCCGGGGAACGGTCCGGGACGCCCTGCGGAAGTTCAAGGAGCTGGACCACGATGCCGTGCTCCAGCTGGCGTCCGGGCTGTGGGGCCAGCCGAAACCTGGCAGCAGGCCGGTTTTTGAGCGGCGCCTGGCCGCCGTGGTGCTCCTGCAGTCAAGGGTCGGCCTCCTGCTGCACTCCGACCTGACCCGGATCGAGGGCTTCCTTCGTTCCGCGGAAAGCCCCGAGTTGGTGGACCCCCTGCTGTCCGACGTAGTGTTGCCGCTATTGGCTGGACTGGCAGGACGCGACCGGCAGCGCGCAGGTGTGGTCCTTGCCAGGTGGAGCCAGGACCCGGACGGGCGGCTGCGCAGGGCTGCGGCCTGCATTGGGCAGCAGTCGGGCACTGAGGCCCCCCACAAAGGAGACAGCTATGAACGATCCCTATGA
- a CDS encoding PadR family transcriptional regulator, with the protein MRGSYQSGGFGGTNIDGMWQAVEELRSRFEKRAGTRAGKGEVRAAVLALLAERPMHGYQIIREIEERSNGSWKPSAGSVYPTLQLLADEGTIRAEESNSRKIYSLTEAGREEVANDHAAAAPWESAGSQAGGFTALPKAGVELAQAAAQVGRTGSPEQVRQAVAVLDEARRRIYSILAQD; encoded by the coding sequence ATGCGTGGTTCATATCAATCCGGCGGATTCGGCGGGACCAACATCGATGGCATGTGGCAGGCCGTCGAGGAACTGCGTTCCCGGTTCGAAAAGCGCGCAGGAACCCGCGCCGGCAAAGGCGAGGTCCGCGCCGCCGTGCTGGCCCTCCTGGCGGAGCGGCCCATGCACGGCTACCAGATCATCCGCGAAATCGAGGAGCGCAGCAACGGCAGCTGGAAGCCAAGCGCCGGCTCGGTCTACCCCACGCTGCAGCTGCTCGCGGACGAGGGCACCATCCGCGCGGAAGAGTCCAACAGCCGCAAGATCTATTCGCTGACAGAGGCCGGCCGTGAGGAAGTGGCCAACGACCATGCCGCGGCGGCCCCCTGGGAATCAGCGGGTTCCCAGGCCGGCGGGTTTACGGCCCTGCCCAAGGCCGGTGTGGAATTGGCCCAGGCTGCAGCCCAGGTTGGCCGCACGGGTTCACCGGAGCAGGTGCGGCAGGCCGTGGCAGTGCTCGATGAGGCGCGGCGCCGGATCTATTCGATCCTCGCCCAGGACTGA
- a CDS encoding DUF1810 domain-containing protein gives MNDPYDLKRFVSAQDSGAGEGGTFGQALAELQLGNKAGHWMWFIFPQLAGLGQSPTSRKYAITSLAEARAYLDHEVLGPRLLECALAFSNHAGRTAEEILGGIDARKLHSSMTLFLRAAPGETVFKTVLAQFFDGQPDEATDALLAEQDQD, from the coding sequence ATGAACGATCCCTATGACCTGAAACGCTTCGTGTCAGCCCAGGACAGCGGCGCAGGCGAGGGCGGGACCTTCGGGCAGGCCTTGGCTGAGCTTCAGCTCGGCAACAAGGCCGGCCACTGGATGTGGTTCATCTTTCCGCAGCTCGCCGGCCTTGGGCAAAGCCCTACCTCGCGGAAATATGCCATCACTTCGCTGGCCGAAGCCCGGGCGTACCTGGACCACGAGGTCCTGGGCCCGCGGCTCCTGGAGTGCGCCCTGGCGTTCAGCAACCACGCCGGGCGCACTGCCGAGGAAATCCTGGGCGGCATCGATGCCAGGAAGCTGCACTCGTCCATGACCCTGTTCCTCCGCGCCGCGCCCGGCGAAACAGTGTTCAAGACCGTCCTTGCCCAGTTCTTTGACGGCCAGCCGGACGAGGCCACCGACGCCCTGCTCGCGGAGCAGGACCAGGACTGA
- a CDS encoding thioesterase family protein produces the protein MTADLPELAAGSFYYLDLGGGRFRSTIHAQGAWNVHEQHMAPASGLMADSLERHEPRADMRMARISYEILGLIPGGAFHIETTTLRPGKTIELLQAELVAGGRTAIRATAWRLVTSDTTEVAAIEDNPIPGPEDCKPYDGASVWPGGYIRSLEMRVAEGHRPGAGKVWLRTDHPLTDRGDSGDLARLMGLVDTANGIAARVPPGKDSYAFPNLDLQIHMYRRPEGEWLGLDNAVSFGGDGIGLTSTVLHDLQGPFGRAEQILTIRRT, from the coding sequence TTGACCGCAGATTTGCCTGAACTGGCCGCAGGAAGCTTCTACTACCTGGACCTGGGCGGGGGACGATTCCGTTCCACCATCCATGCCCAGGGCGCCTGGAACGTGCACGAGCAGCACATGGCACCCGCGTCAGGCCTGATGGCGGACAGCCTGGAACGGCATGAGCCGCGGGCGGACATGCGGATGGCGCGGATCAGCTACGAGATCCTGGGGCTCATCCCGGGCGGCGCCTTCCATATCGAAACCACCACCCTCCGGCCGGGGAAGACCATCGAACTCCTCCAGGCGGAACTGGTGGCCGGCGGGCGGACTGCCATTCGCGCCACCGCCTGGCGGCTGGTCACCAGCGATACCACCGAAGTGGCGGCCATCGAAGACAACCCGATTCCCGGACCGGAGGACTGCAAGCCTTACGACGGCGCGTCCGTCTGGCCGGGCGGCTACATCCGCTCCCTTGAAATGAGGGTGGCGGAAGGGCACCGGCCGGGTGCCGGAAAGGTCTGGCTCCGGACAGACCACCCCCTGACGGACCGTGGCGACAGCGGCGACCTTGCCCGGCTCATGGGGCTCGTGGACACCGCCAACGGTATTGCGGCCAGGGTCCCCCCGGGCAAGGACAGTTATGCCTTTCCCAACCTGGACCTCCAGATCCACATGTACCGCCGCCCCGAGGGGGAATGGCTGGGCCTGGACAATGCTGTGTCGTTCGGCGGAGACGGGATTGGCCTGACATCCACCGTGCTGCACGACCTCCAGGGTCCGTTCGGGCGTGCCGAGCAGATTCTCACCATCCGCAGAACCTGA
- a CDS encoding metallophosphoesterase has protein sequence MPLHLVLVADTHVPKRARALPAQLWSAVESADMVLHAGDWVDASLLDEFEQRSRSLLGVYGNNDGPQLRRRLPEVATATLEGVNFAMVHETGQAKGREARCEALYPEADVLVFGHSHIPWDTTTPRGLRLLNPGSPTDRRRQPACTYMTAVVDAGRLADVRLVEVSRG, from the coding sequence ATGCCGCTGCATCTTGTGCTGGTTGCCGATACCCATGTCCCGAAGCGCGCCCGGGCGCTCCCCGCACAGCTGTGGTCCGCCGTCGAAAGCGCCGACATGGTGTTGCACGCCGGCGACTGGGTTGACGCGTCCCTCTTGGATGAGTTTGAACAGCGGAGCCGCTCGCTGCTGGGCGTCTACGGAAACAATGACGGGCCGCAGCTGCGCCGGCGGTTGCCGGAAGTTGCCACGGCCACGCTCGAGGGAGTCAACTTTGCGATGGTCCACGAAACCGGCCAGGCAAAGGGACGTGAGGCACGCTGCGAAGCGCTGTACCCGGAGGCGGACGTCCTGGTCTTCGGGCATAGCCACATCCCGTGGGACACCACCACCCCGCGCGGCCTGCGCCTGCTGAACCCGGGTTCACCCACCGACCGCCGCCGGCAGCCGGCCTGCACTTACATGACCGCCGTCGTGGACGCCGGCCGGCTGGCCGACGTCCGCCTGGTGGAGGTTTCCCGCGGCTGA